The Capsicum annuum cultivar UCD-10X-F1 chromosome 1, UCD10Xv1.1, whole genome shotgun sequence sequence GAGATTCGAACTGACATCCTAAGGTGTTGGAGCAGAAGGGAAGGAAGCAAGACTCAAAAAAGATAGGACTTTAGTACCATCCTGTGGGTGATGGCCGATTTGGGGAGAGAGAAACTTCGGATTCCTTGAGAATATTATCACCAACACAATACAAAAGGTTACAGAAAATTGCATTAACACTTTGTACTTTTGGTGTAAAGAAGAGGGTATAGAAGAGGTAGaacagttagcagatttgttagGGCCCTGCAACTATGGTATCAGCTTGTAACTTTACGGAGATATCCAGCATACCCTTAATGCTGAAGAATACACCTTTACCGTTAtcgagaaaaaaaaagatattcaacacACAGCAAAcaattaataaatgaattaaatcaaactaaaataatatctaacatgaCATGAGACGATCAGACCAACCTACAACTTCTTTAGTTTGTAAAGAATGTCCATTAAAAAATAGCTTAATCCTGGAAATTAACATACACCTTCTAGTACAACAATTCACAACTTCACGCTATATACGGACAAATTCCATCAAAGTGTCACGATTGGCATCCAGGGTAACTAGCAAGCTGCGGTACATGTTTTTTGTAATTCTAGACATAAGTTGGACCATGCCTAATTTCATGATTGAGTTCTTACAAGGCTGGAACAAACAGAGGCTTAGTAAGACAAAATGGTAATATGCACAGAGAAATCTGGGCAATTAAGTGAGGAACAAGAGCACATATTTTATTGTAGCAAGTATAATTCAAATGTTTTAACGAACTAAGCAGAAGAAAATGTTTTATGCTTAAATtatgaaaaccaaaatcaaactGCAAGGCAGGTTTGTGCAGTCTTCTGCCAAATCTAAATTAGTTTTTCTTGTATGGAAAAAATGAGGTCACCTTCTTCCACATTTCAAGCCCCCCCTCTTGGCTTATTTTTGGAGCACAATAAATTCCTATGGGTACAGGTGATTATCAACTTCTTTATTTGTAGGAAATCTCcagcttcttcttcatctttttttttttgtgtgtgtaggCGGGTTGGAGGGGGTTGCCTTTTTCACAACATATCAGAGAAGGAAAAGACAAtgtttaaattcaaaaaaaaaaaaaaatctcgaaGGGCAAATCAAATTTCCTTTATTGTGTGTTTACTTGGGAAAATGCTCAACtgtattttaattttcaaaatcagCTTCACTATATCCACAGCTGAACAATATTTACATTTCATGAACTCCAAACAAACCTATTCAGGTTGCACCCGGTGAATTCAAGAAGAACAAGTTGATAAGTTCAACAAAGCAAGAGCTAACCAGTTCAGAAATCAACagaatatatacatacaaattaCTATGTCAAACATTTAAGACTATCTGCGTACATAGTCGATAAAACATAAACCAATCCTCAAATTAAGTAAAAAGTTAATTCCCTGGACCCATACCTTTAGCTCATTCAGGGACATGTTCAGTATCTGAGAGGGATCCAACTCCCCTTTCAGAAGACGGCATGCTAAGAGTGAGGTGTTCTGGCAATAAATTTACAACAAAGGAAAACTGGAGTATTAGAAGGTAAATACATACCTACatagaaaattagaagaaaattaaataaactcCATGCTCATACCCCCATTCCCTTAAAAAAGCTACTCACCTTAAGATTGAATGTTAACTGCCTCATCTTCTAATTGTACTTCTGAAAATCAGATGAGAGGGCCTCACGTGCAGCTTTCTCTAGAGAGGCAACAGCAGGGACAACACCGTCTGGCCATTGGAACACATCACCCTGAAAATATGTGGTATATATGGCATACATGTATATCAAGTATTTGGTGACGTCTTTATTGAGAAAGTGCTCATTGGTAAGAATGTACACAAATGCGCCTATAAAAACTTGTATAGCAAGTATTTCGGATTTGTTGACGTCTCTGTTGAGAGAAAGTGCTCATTGGTAAGGTTGTAACATTGCTATGTGCAAGTCTTTAAAAgctaagttgcttggactcttcaaaaatgtccaTGAGTGCGTTCCGGATCCtcaaaaaatagtatatttttgaaggatccgacacgggttcagcaacatttttgaagagtccagcAACTTAGTTTAAAAGTATCATTATAAAGACTAATAAGAGAGTCGAAACCGCTACATCATACAATATTCGTAAAATATTCCTAGCACAAAAATAAATACCTTATAACTAACCAAGTAGCTTGAAAATACTAATATAGTGTACAAGTCAAAAATATCCTcaactaattaaattaaataaccaAAAAAGACATGTAAACTTAACATCAAATACTCCTAGCTTAAGAAATGTTTCTAGCTATTCCTTTTTGGCCCATCTAGAAATGGTAATGCAGTTCATTGCCACCCTTGCATACATAAGTACTCTTACAACTTGCAGGAGTATGATTGTATCAACACTAAAGGGTCAACAGGCAACAATACAATTCTTACAATTAAAGAACAAAAGGAACAGATATGTTGGGGAACTTCCTGCTATTCCCACTCTGACTTTCCGCAATTTCCTTCAAACTAGTCCAAGAATTCTTCTTTCGCTTATTGGATGTCGCGAAGGTCTTCTCAGCATTTGTTATGGAAGAAACATCCAGAGGTTCAACTTTTTTCTTGGACCCTGTTctatttcttttcctctttttcgAGTCCAACAGAGAAGTAATTGGAGTAGCAGGACTAGCCATAGGATCATCTAAAACTATTTCAGATGAAACTATTACATCTGTCTCATTAATTTCATCGGTATTACCCCCTGAGACATCAAACTGTTGATCGGACTTTTGGGTTGCTGATTCAGTAGTGCCAACTCTTGCCTTATTGATACTAGTCACTAACGTATCCAAATGTTCAGACTTTTGCTTTGCTGATTTAGTAGGACCAACTTTTGCCTTATCAATACATGTATCCAACTGTTCAGACTTTCGAATTGCTGATATAGTAGGGTCAACTCTTGAAGTTTTTGGTTTGGCAAGATATAGGTCGTTCAAATAGCCTCTTCGGGTTCCTCTCTTTACATTCCGGTGTGAGCAGAAATGACACTCATATACAACATAGTTCTTTGGGGGAATACCAGACATCTTGCGGTTCTTTCGTgcttttcttttgttcttctcAATCCGTGTTGTACAGTTGTAGCCAGCCTGAAGGATAGACTCACACCTGCGAATTATCAATTATAAGTTGGTATGCAAGCCTACAAGAAGAGATGAAAAGTCGACGATAACTCATTCAACATGAAAGAGGCCAAAACTTGaaacaattataaattttaagcAGAACAAAGTAACTCCATCCATACATTGTGATTTAAAATTGGAGAAAACAGAAGGAACAACTAAAAACAATGTTACGTGCTCAGGAGTAATCTACTTCTTGACGATGGTTTATGTAGTTGGCCTTTTCCAGGGTACTGTCTTCACCGGACAAAGGCACCTCCCAATCCTGGTTAAACATTAAAATATGTCTCTGTCACTAAATATCACTTCATGATCTGATTGGAGTATGCAGGATTACTTATCCTTGTTTCTTCTCAAGTATTGGATGGGAAGACAAGAGACTAGTTTCTTGATGACAATTAAGTTGTGCTCACAAACAAACTACAAATAGCACGATGAAATTACTGCTGATTCGCAAAAATGTTGCTGTGTATCACCTTGACCACGAGgctttcattttaaaaaaagcaTAGTTATCATCACAAACATTGGAAATCAAGAGTAGAATACTAGTGTGCAGCACAATTGTCAAAGATATTCATGACAGTAACTCATCATGACTCGAGGATCTCCACTAAATTATGTGCAGTGGAAATCATGGTGCCTAGCAAGAGAAAACAAGGAAATACTTTAAGGAGCATATGCAACACATTCACTGCTACAACTAGATAAATACAATTCCAACAAGATAACTACATAGCACAACTTGTGTTGCTGCAAGTCCTCTATATTCAGAGAAAGCTTTCAGGCATATCATCCCTTTTTTTAAACGAAACCATTCATATGcatcttattttcattattatttatgaattatgCCCAACCTTTTAAaattctactacacactattaaACATAATTCTTATGCACCCTGCAAAACAATCCCGGTTCATATAACACCAAAATATCAGCACAAATCTGTATACATgtcaaaaatcattaataaaagcaATTCCGGGATAACTAAAATTGGCATTAGTAATACACcctattcaacattattcttatacacccaaccaaacgaccccgaTTCATATAACACCACAATATCAGCTGATATATCAAAATCTTGATAAAATCAAGATAACTCTAGCCAAAAACTTTTAAAGAGCTCAAACCTTTGACAAGTAAACGAATAGAAGCTTCTCCACTAGCCCATATAGCAATATTCTTGATGTGATCCAATTTCAACATCGACTTTCCATGTACATGAGTTTGTTTCTGTTGCCGACTAATACTTCTCTTAACGTAATTGAAACAGGTGTTGTACCAATCCctttatttttggatgatttctTGCCCATTATTATTATTCTACTTCAAAGTTGCATTTACACACTGAAGGAAGATGTTAGTTTTAAAtacaccaaactaaaccacaacaacaacaacaacaaacccagtgtattcccacatagtgaggtcagcggagggtaagatgtacgcagtccataccactacctccgaagaagtagcaaggctgtttccgatagacccccggctcaagataagataAGTAATCACAACCGTACAAAACGCATGGAATAAGATGGCAAGACATAAAAACGCCCCTACAATGGaaagtaaacaaagaatagtaggCACTCGTAATACAGCATACAACAAGGTAGCCTAACAGGAGTAATACACCAAACAGGTAAtgccctaccctacctaccctaatagtcactagccttctatcctaatacgcgtcctccagctcttcctatctagggtcatgtcctcagtaagctgtaactgcttcatATTCCGCCTAAtaacctctctccaatatttctttggcctacccttGCCCCGCTTGAAAtcatccaaagcaagcctctcacGCCTACGAACTGGTGCATCTATGCCCCTcttcatcacgtgtccgaaccatctcaaacagacctcccgcatcttgtcctccaccgaagccactccaaccctCTCCCCCCtagtaagaccacacatccaacgtaagacccgcatttccgccacctttaatttttgaatatgagagttcttgactggccaacactccgctccatacaatatggcaggacggactgccaccctgtaaaatttgcctttaagcttgggcggcactttcttatcacacaacacccacgaggcgagcttccacttcatccatcccgccccaatccgatgagagacatcctcgtcaatctcaccattcccctgaatcatggacccgaggtacttgaaaccatccctcttacataccacctgagaatccaaccttactactaCCTCGTCCTGCTCCCTCGagccattaaacttacattccaaatattcggtcttgctcctactcaacctgaaccctttagactcaagggtctgtctccacacctctaatttattatTCACACCTCCCCGGGTCTCGTCAATCAAAACCACATCgtccgcaaaaagcatacaccagggCACCTCTCCTTGGATACATCGCGTCAACACCTCCataaccaaagcaaacaaaaacgggctaagagtagatccctgatgcaatcctgtcaagaccgggaaatgctctgaatctcctcccgccgtcctcacctgggtcttagctccatcatacatgtccttaattgctctgatatacaCCAAACTAAACCATTCATTAAAAATAATCTCAACATAACTACTACCAACATTATCAATACACCCTATTCggcattattcttatacatccTACCAAACGAACCCTATTCATATAACACCACAATATCAAGCATATTCACACTGCTCTTATACACCCAGCAAAATACCAGCCGATTCATATAACATCACAATATCAATACAAGTCTGTATACATGACAACAATCATTAACAAAAGCaagaaaaatcaaaccaaattttctttaaaaaccTCAAACCTTTGACAAGTAAATAAGGAAGGATCAGGAAGAACACCCAAAGACTCGGCTGATGCAGCTAATCTCTGACCAAAAAACGCACCAAGTGAAGGAATAGAAGCTTCACCACTAGCCCATGTAGCAAGATTCTTTATATGCTCCAATTTCAGCATCGATTTCGCATTAACGTGAATTTGTTTTTTCTTGCCATCAAATTCTTCTCTTAATGTAATTGAACCAAGTGTTGTACCATCTCCTTTCTTTCTTGATGATTTCTTACCCATTATGGTGCTGTAGTAGAATGCTACAAAGAATTAATCTGGAGCCTTGAGTCAAGAACTTAGAGGGAAGGAAAGAAAAATGTAAGCAAAATAACCGTCAAACATAATTATAGTACAAGATCAATATTCACACAACAATAAGGGACTCGCTTAGAATAACAACCAAAATAAGATGTATAACTAAGTTTCGGAAattcttcacttttgatgccacATCGGTGTCaaaatctccaaaaatacactacttttggagaatctgGCACGCACCCGTTGAcaattttgaagagtccaagcaacatagataACTAATACTTACATCAGTTATACATAGGTTAAAAAATATTCCTGCCAAATAAAAGACATTATAAAACACAAGGGATTTcgatatatatgtttttttttcaaattctaccAACATTTTCCTTTCAAAATGTAGTAGTGCTCGCGCgcatttaaaatatctaaatctaaacGAAATCGTATGAATATAGTATCTGATTTTAACTACTGGATGTGCATGTATGTATGTGAAGACATCAATTTTAACCatacaatatctaaataaaacaGATATCGGGtgaatataatatttgattttaaccatatttgttttctaacaGAAACTGAATTAATGTATGTGCGCAAGAGAAGTGTATTTTGTATGTATGAGAAGATCAACACCTTGATGATTTATCGAAAATAATCTGTACCTCACCtttgaggtagaggtaaggtttgCATATcctctaccctcctcagacctcacTTTGTCAGACAGACACTTTGTATGTTACTCTATTATTGTTTGATGAGGGGATCAACACTTGAAAATATGTATGTTACTCTATTATTGTTTGTTGAGGGGATCAACACTTGACAATATATGTGGTATATATGTCATACATATATATCAGGTATTTGTTGACGTCTTTATTTGAGAAGGCGCTCATTGGTAAGGTTGTACACAAATACAATTACATAAGTATATAACATCACTATGCGCAAGTCTTTAAAAGTATCACTATAAAGAGTAATAAGGGAGTCAAAACTGCTATATCAAacaatattcttaaaatattcgTAGCACAAAAATACCTTATAACTAACCAATACTCTTCCTATAGTACACAAGTCAAAAATATCCTcaactaattaaattaaatacCCAAAACAGACATGTAAACTTAACGTCAAATACTCTTAATTTAAGAAAATGTTTCTAGCTATTCCTTTTTGGCCCATCTAGAAATGGCAATGCAGCTCATTGCCACCCTTGCATACATAAGTACTCTCACACTTGCAGGAGTATGATTGTATCAAGAAGCAACAATACAATTCTTACAATTAAAGAACAAAAGGAACAAATATATTGGAGAACTTTCTGCTATTGCTACTCTGATTTTCAGCGATTTCCTTCAAACTAGTCCAAGACTTATTCTTTCGCTTACTAGATGTCGCAACGGTCTTCTCAGCATTTGTCGTGGACGAACCATCCTGACTTCTTGGACCCtgttctatttcttttcttttttttcgagTCCAACAAAGAAGTAACCGCAACTGTTGATACTGGAGTAGTAGGACTAGCCGTAGGACCATCTAAAACGATTTCAGATGAAACTATTACATCCGTCTTATTATCTTTAACGCTGTTACACCCTGAAGCATCAAATTGTTGATCAAACTTTTGGGTTGCTGATTCAGTAGTGACAACTCCTGCCTTATCAATACTAGTCACTAACATATCCAAATGTTCAGGCATTCACATTGTTAATTCAGTATGATCAACTCTTTCTTTATCGATACATGTATCCAAATGTTCAGATTTTTGGGTTACTGATATAGTAGGGTCAACTCTTGAAGTTTTAGGTTTGGCATATAGGTCGTTCATATAGCCTCTTGGGGTTCCTCTCTTTACATTATGTGAGCAGAAATGACACTCATATACAACATAGTTCTTTGGGGGATACCAAACGTCTTACGGTTCTTTCATGTTTTTCTTCTCAATCTATGTTATACAGGCTGGCTCAGCCTGAAGGATAGATTCATACTTGCGAATTATCAATTaatccctccgtcccattttatgtgtcgccatttcctTTTTGATATGCcccaaaaagaatgtcaattTTCCTTATTTGGAAACTAATTAATGACATTagtcctattttatccttactggacccacttaataagaaaagacaattaaaaCATAGACATTAAAGCGACTTTAAGAGGGACAATATTGTAAACATTACAAagcatcatttatttattaaactccATGTCCAGTCAACAGGtaacacataaaatgggacggagggagtataagtCAGTATGCAAGCCTAAAAATAACGAGGAAAAGTCGACAATGATTCATTCTGCATGAAAGTGGCCAAAATTCAACgcaaatatatttttaagcaGAATAAAGCAATTCCATACATATATTGTGATCTGAAATAGGAGAAATCACAAGAAAGAAGCAAAAACAACTCTATACACTC is a genomic window containing:
- the LOC107865193 gene encoding uncharacterized protein LOC107865193 isoform X2, with translation MGKKSSRKKGDGTTLGSITLREEFDGKKKQIHVNAKSMLKLEHIKNLATWASGEASIPSLGAFFGQRLAASAESLGVLPDPSLFTCQRCESILQAGYNCTTRIEKNKRKARKNRKMSGIPPKNYVVYECHFCSHRNVKRGTRRGYLNDLYLAKPKTSRVDPTISAIRKSEQLDTCIDKAKVGPTKSAKQKSEHLDTLVTSINKARVGTTESATQKSDQQFDVSGGNTDEINETDVIVSSEIVLDDPMASPATPITSLLDSKKRKRNRTGSKKKVEPLDVSSITNAEKTFATSNKRKKNSWTSLKEIAESQSGNSRKFPNISVPFVL
- the LOC107865193 gene encoding uncharacterized protein LOC107865193 isoform X1; its protein translation is MEFVMGKICRVNGRQLMYVVCLLLIFVAESTIMGKKSSRKKGDGTTLGSITLREEFDGKKKQIHVNAKSMLKLEHIKNLATWASGEASIPSLGAFFGQRLAASAESLGVLPDPSLFTCQRCESILQAGYNCTTRIEKNKRKARKNRKMSGIPPKNYVVYECHFCSHRNVKRGTRRGYLNDLYLAKPKTSRVDPTISAIRKSEQLDTCIDKAKVGPTKSAKQKSEHLDTLVTSINKARVGTTESATQKSDQQFDVSGGNTDEINETDVIVSSEIVLDDPMASPATPITSLLDSKKRKRNRTGSKKKVEPLDVSSITNAEKTFATSNKRKKNSWTSLKEIAESQSGNSRKFPNISVPFVL